In Leptospira johnsonii, the following are encoded in one genomic region:
- a CDS encoding carboxymuconolactone decarboxylase family protein has translation MNTRFNYAKVYPQVLERMMEMENFAKSSGIETKLYELIKIRASQINGCAFCINMHTVDARKLGEEERRIYLLNAWREAPYYTEKERAALELTEYVTKISEHGVPDDLYARVRAHFEEKEFIALIVVINTINSWNRIAISTGMTAPN, from the coding sequence ATGAACACAAGATTCAATTACGCCAAAGTGTATCCCCAGGTTTTGGAAAGAATGATGGAGATGGAAAACTTTGCGAAAAGCTCAGGGATCGAAACCAAACTTTATGAGCTAATAAAGATCAGAGCTTCTCAGATAAACGGCTGCGCTTTTTGTATTAACATGCACACCGTGGATGCGAGAAAATTAGGAGAAGAAGAAAGAAGGATCTATCTTTTGAACGCTTGGAGAGAGGCTCCTTATTATACCGAAAAAGAAAGAGCCGCTTTGGAATTAACGGAATATGTGACTAAAATTTCGGAGCATGGGGTTCCGGATGATCTGTATGCTAGGGTTCGGGCTCATTTTGAAGAAAAGGAATTTATCGCTTTGATCGTTGTGATCAATACAATCAATTCCTGGAACCGGATCGCGATCTCTACCGGGATGACCGCACCAAACTAA